Genomic segment of Cytobacillus suaedae:
CCACTTCTGCTGGCCCTATCACTGTGATTGTTACTTTAGTAGCAGAAGGCTCCGCAGGTTCAGGTTTAGGTGTTTCTGTGGTTTTTGGTTTATTTTCTGTCGTTTTTGGTTTTGATTCTTCTGTTTTGGCCTGGCTAGATGGTTCTTGTTTTGGTGTTTCTTTTTTGGCTGGTGTGGTTGTTTCTGTTGTACTTTTCGATTCAGATGTTGAATCGGTATCGTTCACTTTTGGTTTGTCGGCCAGTTTTTCGGTGTTTTTCTCACCACCAACAGCTTCAGGCTTGGAATCAGTAGACTCTGTTTTATTCTTGGAATCTTTCTTGTCTTCATACACTTCGATTGTTTTATCTTGAACTGTATCTTCTACTTTTGGGTTTGTAGTATCCGAGGAGTTTCCACAACCACTTAGTAACATGGCTAATATTAAAATAAGGGTAGGTAATTTTAGTAGTTTTGCCAATTTCATTGTGTCCTCCTACTCTTTTCGTTTCGCATTAACAATATAACGTTGTGGTGCATTACCAACAAAGTTAAATGGATAACAGGTTGTAATGGTGAGTACCTCTTTTGGGGCTGTTGACTTAATCACTGTACGATCATCCGCTTCTACAATGAAGGTTTCTTCAACTACATAAGTGAAGGTACCATAGTTCATTTGAACCGTAATTTCATCGCCAACTTTTAACTCTCCAAGTCTCTTAAACACAGTATCTCGGTGGCCTGATAAAACAACCTGATCCTTTTGATCTGGTAATGCTGTTCCGGTGTAATGGCCAACTCCTTTTTCAAGGTCATCATCTGACACCCCAGCTACAATCGGCAAGGTCGATTCGATGGTAGGGAGATTGAGTACTCCGAGGATATCGTGATTTTCAACCGGTACCGTTCGATCAACCTTGTGCAATGGTTCTGCCGAAGCAACATGTTCGGTTGCCTTGAGGAGTGTTTCTGTTTGAACTTTGGATGTGGTGTATAGTTTGCTGCCTGCAAGTATGATAAAAAAGAGCCCTCCTGCCATGAACAAGAGGGATAATTTTGTTTTCATTGTGTGTTAAGCCTTCTTTCTAAGCTCTTTATCAACATAAACTATTTAAAATTTCAACTTAGACCGTTTCTTTCCGCTGCAGGCATTTACTTTCCGCGGGGAGGAAGTCGAGCCTCCTCGGCGCATGCGCCTGTGGGGTCTCGACCTTTCCTCTACTTCCCGCAGGAGTCAAATGCCTTCCGCTTCAATCCACTCTGTTTACTATATTAAGAAGTCCGTCTTCTTCTCTCATTTACGTAAAGAGCAACACCAACTAGTAACAGGATAATACCAAATGATAAATAGTTGTACATGTCTGTTGCAGTGTTAGGTAATAGTTTACCATCACCTTTAGTTGCAGGTGCTTCTTCGTTTGGTTGGTTTTCTTCAACCACTGGAGTCGCATCTGCTGCTGATAATGGGAAGTTGTATAGTGAGCCTGATCCGTTTTGGAAAAGCTTATAAGCAACAATTGCTTGGAAACCTTGAGCTGTTGAGAATACATCACTTGCATCTCCACCTTGCCAGTCAAAGCCACCGTCTACATTTTGGAATGATAGTAAGAATCCAATTAAGCTGCTTCCGTCTTTTGCAAATAAGTTTCCGTTTGCATCAACGCCTAAAGCGGATAATGAAATAACAACTTGTGCTGCTGTTGAGCTGTTATCGATTTTTCCAGCTAGGTATTGTGATGACAAGTATTCAACTGCGATGTCGGTGTGAACTTTTACTTCAGCTTGGTCTTGGTATCCTGCAAGTGCAGTTAACACCATAGCCGTTGTGTCGATATCACTATTTGCACTGCCATCCCATGACCATCCACCATCTTCATTTTGATTTTCAAGAAGATGGTTTACAAGCTTCTCACGTGTCCAAGTAGCATTTTCAGGAATCTCAAAGTTCGCACTATCTAATGCAAGTAATCCATAAACAACACCGTTTAGACCTTGCTTTGTAACATCACCATTGTAAATAGCTTCTATTAAGTTATAGCCTTCAAACGTTGTTGGGTTTTTTCCAGTTGCTAAGATACCAAGTGCATAGCGCTCTGTATCTGTGATTCTAGCAAACTTTCCTTGCTTTTCATTTACTGCTGCTTTTACATTTTCTAAATATGTTGCTGGTACTGTTT
This window contains:
- a CDS encoding DUF4430 domain-containing protein — its product is MKLAKLLKLPTLILILAMLLSGCGNSSDTTNPKVEDTVQDKTIEVYEDKKDSKNKTESTDSKPEAVGGEKNTEKLADKPKVNDTDSTSESKSTTETTTPAKKETPKQEPSSQAKTEESKPKTTENKPKTTETPKPEPAEPSATKVTITVIGPAEVGTLINTTEVAFKEGDTILDVLLQITKKENIFVDYTGTGAMAYVTGIDNYYEFDYGPKSGWTCKLNGSTLSKSSDAIKVKEGDRIDWMYTEDYSNDK
- a CDS encoding DUF4430 domain-containing protein: MKKRNTFLSFLVAFTLLFGSFHTTAFAQQSKEETITVIGAEETLVELAPVEDAEGLSAFDTLVKAVGEENVEFTEGQYGKMITGIQGVKAEGNFFWAFYVNGVGAWVGADSYILQDGDQISFVYEDWTAAKENKATLTVTGKDAKNLTEAEGVSFINNPTALDLLTVIVGHDQLETSVSEYGTMVNGISGVASEGTYYWAFYINGESATVGADSYKLQAGDQITFKYESWETATEEETTEDTVETPATPFDKNALGTSVETAVAYVLANQVGEWEAIALKQAGKTVPATYLENVKAAVNEKQGKFARITDTERYALGILATGKNPTTFEGYNLIEAIYNGDVTKQGLNGVVYGLLALDSANFEIPENATWTREKLVNHLLENQNEDGGWSWDGSANSDIDTTAMVLTALAGYQDQAEVKVHTDIAVEYLSSQYLAGKIDNSSTAAQVVISLSALGVDANGNLFAKDGSSLIGFLLSFQNVDGGFDWQGGDASDVFSTAQGFQAIVAYKLFQNGSGSLYNFPLSAADATPVVEENQPNEEAPATKGDGKLLPNTATDMYNYLSFGIILLLVGVALYVNERRRRTS
- a CDS encoding class D sortase, which gives rise to MKTKLSLLFMAGGLFFIILAGSKLYTTSKVQTETLLKATEHVASAEPLHKVDRTVPVENHDILGVLNLPTIESTLPIVAGVSDDDLEKGVGHYTGTALPDQKDQVVLSGHRDTVFKRLGELKVGDEITVQMNYGTFTYVVEETFIVEADDRTVIKSTAPKEVLTITTCYPFNFVGNAPQRYIVNAKRKE